The sequence below is a genomic window from Vibrio spartinae.
ACTCAGTTGAAAAAATCAGTGGAGATGATCAGTTACGCTTCAGCGGTGATGGCTTCGGTCAATGATGCAGCGGAACGGGTTGAACACTTTATTTCTTCCCATGATCCCGCCCGCCTGGATGAAGTCAAAACGATGATTGAAGAAAATGTAAAAACGCTCGCTCATCTGGATTTGAGTGAAGTGGATAGCGTTCATGCGGAAGAGGTCTCCGCACTGAAAAGACGGATGCGCTACTTCTCCAATACGGTCGATATCTTAGGGTTAGCGACTGACATGATGAATACCGAAACCAGCAATATGACTCGCCAGCAGACGCAGTTGCAAAACGTCGCCACTGCGATTGAAACTGATCTGACACAACGACGAGAGCAGCTTGAGCGACGGATGCATTTGCAGGATGAAGGCACCGATGAGATGCTCCGGGCCCACCAGATTATCCAGAGTCTGCGTGGGGGGCTGCATAAAATGTCATCGGTGTTGTTGCCGGATACGGTCGGGAACATTGAGCCGCCGCTCAAAGACATCAGGCAGGCTTTGCAAGCAATGTTTCCGGTCGTCAATATGCTCAAAGGAAACTATGCTCAAGAGCAGTGGTTCAGTGCGATCAAACAACTGGAACAGGCGCTTATTCTCACCCGAGAAGATGTTAAGGCACTGAAGGGAACCCCATCAGAGCGCCGTGGTGTTTATACGCAGATGCTGGTTCATCTTAAAACCATTGAACAACTGATCAATCAGCTTGAGAGTCGAGTGTCTGCACGAGAGGGGGAGCTGGATCAGATGATGGATCACCTTCGAACCGAGCTGGGATTACAGCAAAACGCCGTTAATGTTTCCAGACGGTTCACGGAGCGGGTGGCCTATTTGGAAGCCAAAACATTGGCTTTTCTGCTGCGCTCAACAGATGACGAGGCGGCTCTCGTCCATGAAATATTGGATCAACTGAGTCATTACTCACGTATTTTGCCCTCGGTGAATATTTCGGAGTCATCCCAGAACACTGCGGTGACTGTCAATGCTTTGATCGATGGTTACCGGGATGCGTTTATTCGGTTTCGACAGGCAAGCTATGCGTTGTCCCGGGTTCACATGAAAGTTCGTGATGAAGCAGACCGGACATCATCACTGGTCTCCCAGTTTGCCAAAGAACAGCAAGTCACAGCGGACAAGCATAATGCATGGGGTGAGTTATCAGGGACGATTGTTGGCGGGATCACAGCATTGACAGCACTGTTTATTGCCTGGTCAACCTCTCGTTTAATTGCCCGCCCGATTATTTCACTGTCCGCAGTGATGCGTCAGTTAGCAGCAGGTGAGCTTGACGTTAATATCACGGGGGTGGGGCGTCAGGATGAAGTCGGCACCATGTCTCGTGCGGTGAAAGTCTTTCAGGAAAATGCGGTGAAAGTCCGGGCAATGGAAGCGGAAGCAGAATCGGAACGACAACAGATTATGGCACAACTGGAGCAGCGGGTTGTGGAACGGACGGAAGACTTACAGCATAAAACTGAACAGTTGGAAGCCCAAGCGCGTGAACTGGATCGCGCGCGCATTCAGGCTGAAGCGGCCACTCATTCTAAATCAGTTTTTCTGGCGAATATGAGTCATGAACTGAGAACACCTTTAAATGCCATTCTCGGTTATGCGCAATTGATCTACCGGGCACCTGAATTAAACGAGCAGCAAAAAGAGGGACTGAATACCATTCTCCAGAGTGGTCATCATTTACTGACTCTGATTAATGACCTGTTGGATTTGTCGAAGATTGAAGCCGGGCGGATGGAAATGACTCCGGAGGCCATTGATTTGTCGCGGTGTTTTCAAAGTGTACTTGAGATTATTCGGATCAAAGCCGCGGAGAAAGGTTTAACGCTCAAACTTCAGGTTATGCCTCAAACACTGCCTTGGGTTTTTCTGGATGAAAAACGTCTGCGTCAGGTATTGCTGAATTTGTTAGGCAATGCGGTGAAGTATACCGATACGGGCCATATCGACCTCAATGTGCGCGCTGAATCCATTGATATGGGCGCGTCTGTCCGGGTCACTTTCTCGGTCGAAGATAGTGGGGTTGGGATTGACCCTGAGATGCAGGACGTTATTTTTCGTCCTTTTGAACGGGTCGGTGATAAAAAACGCCGGATCATCGGGACGGGGCTTGGCCTTGCGATTAGCCAGCAACTGGTTAAGCAGATGGGCGGTGAGATTCAGGTCAAAAGCCAGGCCGGGATGGGGAGCCAGTTTTTCTTTACGCTGGATTTGCCGGTGGTGACGGAGAAGCGTGAGCAGGACGTCCGTTCCGGCCAAGCACAGATTATTGGGTATGAAGGCAGCCGTAAGCAAATTCTGATTGTTGATGATGTGCTGGAGAATCGCATGTTACTGGTTGATTTATTGAGTGATATTGGATTTGAGACCTGTGAAGCCACCGAGGGGCAGGCGGGGATTGAGCAAGCGTCTGCGAAGCGGCCGGATTTGATTCTGATGGATATTGTGATGCCGGTGATGGACGGGTTGGAAGCGACGCGGCATATCCGACTCATGCCAGCGCTGGAAGCAACACCGATATTGATTGTTTCTGCCAGCGCGTCGCAAACCGAGTTCACACAGGGAAAAGAGGCCGGGGCCAGTGGTTTTGTGAGTAAACCGATTGATAGACACCAGTTACTGATTCAGATCGGTGAGCTGTTGGATCTCACATGGATCGTTGATGAACAGACATCAGAATTGGAAGCATCATCAAAGGTGTCCGATACTTCAGAATGGGTGGTGCCACCAAGAACGCAATTAGAGGAACTTCATCATTTGGCATTGATCGGCAATATGCGTCATCTCCGCGATTGGGCTGAGGATTTGCAGACTGAAGACCCTCGCTATCACGCTTTTGCTACCCATTTGATTGATATGACGAAGTCGTTCCAATCTCGGGCGATCTTGTTATTGGTCAATGAGTTGTTGGAAAGGAAACCTGCTATATGAGTATCGTAGAGAATTCGGCATTGAAACAGCAAGCTCAAGCCATCTTGATCATTGATGATACACCCGCCAACTTGGGTGTGTTAGTGGATGAACTCGATGGCCGGCATTTTCAGGTTTTGATAGCGGAAGACGGAGAAGAGGGATTACAACGGGCTGATTATGTGGTTCCGGACTTGATCTTACTGGATGTGATGATGCCGGGGATGAATGGTTTTGAAGTCTGTACTTTGTTGAAACAGAACGACAAGACGCGCCGGATCCCGGTGATTTTTATGACGGCTTTGAGTGATGTGACGGACAAAGTGACGGGGTTTGAAGTCGGCGGTGTGGATTATATTACCAAGCCTTTTCAGATCGAAGAAGTGGTGTCTCGGATTAAACTTCACTTGTCCCTGTGTGATATGCAGCAGCGGTTAACTGAAAAAAACCAGCAATTGGTGGAAGAAAGCCAAATTCGCCAACAAGCGCAAGAGGCACTGAATCAAACTCTACAAGAACAGCAACGTTTACTGGAACATTCCGGGGTCGGGATTGCGTTCTTACAGCAGCGACGGATTGTCAGATGCAATCAAAAATTTGCGACCCTGTTTGATCAAGAGCTTGATGCTTTGAGTGATCTGCCACTCGAATCGCTTTATTCGGCTGAATATCATGATGATTGCATTCATCAAGCCGCACATCAGTCACTCGTTCAGCAAGGTGAGTATGTTTTGGATATCCGCTATCAGTGTCGCGATGGCCGATGTTTCTGGGGAGAAACGATCCTGACCGCGATTGATCGGGCCGATCTCTCTAAGGGGGAAATTCTAGTCATTCATGATATTGATCAGCGTAAACGGACGGAGGCACTAAGTATCGGTCAAGGACAACTGTTTGAAATGATGGTCACCGGCTCGGCACTGGATGATATTCTCAACCGTCTGATCCAGTTGATTGAAGCGCATCAGGTGGCGACGTTAGGCGCGATATTTTTGAAAAACCACGATCGGTTAACGTTGCACACCGCGCCAGGACTACCGGAAATGTTCGCCGCGCACTATGAAACATTATTTCCCGAAGGCGAACTTATGACTGAATCATCCAGTCCGAATAGCGAATCAGTCATGCGGGAACAGGCCGTTTGGTGCGAGGCTGCACTGGCACCGCCCCCCGGATGGGAAGCCTATGGCTCGTTATTGGATCAGTTTGGGATTCAGGCCTGTTATAGCATACCGATGGTCACCTCACAGGGCGTTATTTTAGGCACACTGACACTTTATTTTCTTGAAAAATACCAGATGGGTCAGGTGGATATGACGTTTGTTGAAATGGTGACTCGGATTGCGGGTATCGCGATTGAGCGCCAATATAACGAAGAGCAGATTCAATATCTGGCACATCACGATACCTTAACAGCATTACCGAATCGCACATTATTAGATGACCGTTTAAATCAAGGGCTGTTATGGGCGCAGCGCTATGGCCGGAAGGTCTCGGTTGTTCTGATTGATTTAGACCATTTCAAAATGATTAATGACAGTTTAGGCCACAGTTGCGGTGATGCATTATTACAAATGATTGCGAAGCGCATGGCGGCCTGTATCAGGAAAACGGATACGTTGGCTCGTTTGGGGGGCGATGAATTTGCTTTGATTTTGTATGACGCCAACCCGATTGATCTGGTCTTCAATCGGATGAAAGAGGCGATTACCCAACCCATAAACATTGCCGATCACGAAATCCGCATAACTGGTAGTATCGGGTTTGCTAACTATCCTGATGATGGTGAGACTGCGGAAGCCCTGTTAAGAAATGCCGATGTTGCTATGTATCATGTGAAAGAACAGGGACGTAATAGTTTTCAGCATTATAGCCTTGATATGGGGAATGAGCTTCAGGAACGTATGGTGCTTCAGGAAAATCTCCGCCATGCATTGGATAATCAAGAATTCATTCTGCACTATCAGCCTCAGTATTGTTTTCGTACGCAGCGGATCGTTGGGGTTGAAGCGCTATTGCGCTGGCAGCATCCTGAATTCGGCATGGTTCCACCGATGCGTTTTATCCAGTTGGCTGAAACGACAGGGCTGATTGTTCCGATCGGAGATTGGGTGTTGCAGACCGCGTGTAAACAGAATAAAGCTTGGCAGGATGCCGGTATTGAGGGGCTCTGCGTGGCAGTGAATGTCTCAGCGCGTCAATTCCATGAGCAAGACTTACCGGAGCGTGTGGCTGCCGCTTTAGAAATGAGTGGGTTAGAAGCCTGTTATCTGGAACTGGAAATTACGGAAAGTGTGGTGATGCAAAACCCGCAAGAAGCCGTTGAAATCATGGGAAAAATCAACCGGATGGGGGTTCAGCTTTCGATTGACGATTTTGGGACCGGTTATTCCAGTCTCAGTGCGTTGAAAAATTTTCCGGTTCATCGCCTGAAAATTGATCGTGCTTTTGTTACGGATCTGCCGGACGATCCTGAAGGATGCAGCATTGCACAAGCGGTAATTGCGTTAGGCCATAACTTAGGGTTGAATGTCATCGCCGAGGGGGTTGAAGATGAGCGGCAACTGGCTTTCTTGCATCAGCACCAATGTGATGAGATTCAGGGGCATTACTTTTGTCGTCCTGAGCCGGTTGAGCGCTGTGAAGCTTTTTTGCTGTCTCGTCCCCGTCCACTGAATTTGTTGGATGAATAAACGGTGTATTGTCTGCACAAACTGATAGTCTGAATAAATCGATGGGCTGGACAAACCGATAGTCTGGACAAATCGATGGGCTGGACAAACCGACGAGCTGCACAAACCGACGAGCTGCACAAATCGATAAGTGTTCGGTGTAGCTCTGTTCTGTCATTCTTCAGTCAGACTGATAATTGTCTTATTTATCATTTGAATTCAAGAATGAATGAGGTAGCTCACTGTATTTTTATGTTTATCGTTACGCGATCAAATTTTCGAATGCTTCCTCTTTCTTTTTGTTACATTCTCTGGAAACTTATCAATCTTTTCTTATGATTTTGTTAAGTAATTGTATGAAATTAGCCCAAGCGGTCTTGAGGTACTGGGGTCAGAATGTTTTCAAATGGTTTTCTGAGTCGTATCGTACAGTCACTTGGGGAAATCAAAAAATCAATATAACAATAGAGTATTACCCCCTTGAGAGTTTTTTATGAATGATAACAACGTAAAGAAATTGAGTCAGTTGAGCGCGCGACAATGGAATCTCATCCTATTTATTCTGCAATTGCCTTTCTTGGCCTATTTTATTTCACAGCAACTATGGTGGTGGAGCGGCGGGCAAATCTTGTTCAGTGCCGTTGTATTTCTGACGTTACAGTCATTTCATCGTTTACTGACGATAACCCAGAGTGCTGCGATTGAGCTGTCTGAAGGTGACTTGCGGGTCAGAATTAAAACTGAGCGCGAAGGTGCGCATCCGCTTTATCGTTCTTTCAATCGAATTGGTGAAGATGTTTCAAGAACGGTTGGGGCACTAGGCGCGACCTCTGCTGCATTGCTCAATGTTGCTGAATCGGTAAAAAAAGATTCACAAGTGTCGAAAACCGGCGCTTTACAGCAAAGGAATGATATTGAACAGGCGGCAGAAATCGTCGGGCATCTGGTTGAGACGACCCGGCAAGTTGCTCACTTTACCGAGATTTCGTCCGGTTATGCCAATGAAGCAAAAATACAGGCTGATGAAGGCTGTCGCGGGATGGCACAACTGGAACATGCATTACAGACAGCCAGTGAGCAGATTGAAACATCGCATCAGCATATTAACACGCTGGAATCGGAGAGTGTCAGTATTGGTCAGGTGATCGGCACCATTAGTGAGATCGCGGAGCAGACCAACTTGCTGGCATTGAATGCAGCGATAGAAGCCGCCCGGGCTGGGGAGCAAGGACGTGGCTTTGCCGTTGTTGCCGATGAAGTTCGGACTCTCGCAACACGAACGCAAACGGCAACCCATGATATTCATGTGCGGATCGAGGCATTGCGTACCAGTATTAATACGGTGGTCGAAGCGATGGCGAGGAACAGTGAATGTATGCATGAGTCCATGGGGGTTGTCGAGCAGACCAGCCAATCTTTCTCGCAGTTGTTAGAGAAGATCGCAGATATTAAAGGGCAAAGTCGTCAAATCACGACTTCTCTGGATGAGCAGGTCAATGCGACGGTGGATTTAGAACACTGTTTGTCGGAAATCTCTGTCGTGGCAAAAGAGAACGTCAGAGCAACACAAGAAACATTGATGGCGAGTGTCACGGTGCAAAATATATCCGGTGAAATCAATTCACTCTTGCACCGCTTTGCCACTGATAGTCGCCAACTAGAAACTGAAGATAAGCAAAGAAATAAGTTAATCGAGTGGGGGCCATCGCTTGATTTAAATATTAAGGAAATTAACCGACAGCATCAGACGTTAGTCCACCTGATTAATGAGCTGAATCATTTATTGAATAATGGTTATGGACTGCCTTCGATTAAACGGGTTGTACAAAGCTTGATCGATTATACAGCGAATCACTTTCAGTATGAGGAAACGCTGTTTGAACAGTTCGGCTATGTGAATGAGCATGAGCACGTCGGGGCTCACCATCGTTTAGTCGATCAGGTGCTTGATTTCCAAAAGCGCGTCGAAAATGGCGAAAACATCGGCATGGAGCTGATGTCGTTCCTTGAAGATTGGTTAACGTTACATATTCAGAAAGAAGATAAACAATACGTTGAATGTTTTCGTGAGCATGGCGTGAATTGAAGCGAGGGGCCGCTCGGGGTCCCTGACAAAATGGCAGATGTGATAAAAATATCCCTTCAGAGACGGATCATCTGAAGGGAGGAAAAAAGAAAGCAGTTTTTAACGGTTCAGACATGATGGCTGATCAAACGATTGCTAACAGAATACTGCCAACTGTTGCCGCTGCGGAAAGATATTGCCCCGCAGAGTATGAGCCGTCGTCTTCCTCTTCTAATGTTTTAGGATGTTCCATTCCCAGAGCACCATAAGTAAACGATTCGACTTTATCACCCACACTTTTATCTTCAGCGGCTTTGTTTTCTTGGTCGATTTCTTTCAGCGCGGCAAGTAAAGCTTTCCCTTCGTCGGATAAAATGACTTTGTTCTGCTCAACTTTTGTCGCTTCATCGGTTTTATTTGGCGCACCCTGAGATGTCGGTGCAATTTGTTTTGCTTTAACCGACTGAGGTGAATACAAAGTTGTAGATCCTGTTGCTTTTACTGGGTCCATAACATTCTCCTGCCCATCTCCTTATATGTTAACGGAGGTTGAAGGAAAAACTTGAGTCATTTTTTCTCAAAATTCTTCCTGTACATAAAACAGCAAGAAATATGCCCGAATTAGTGTGGTGTTGATACTTTTCGATAAACCCGTAGCGTAAAGTCTGCTTCGCAGTGAAAGGTGTCTTGTTGTGGTAATGCTGTTTTGACTGCGTCACTGGCACGCCAGGCAAAAGGGGTCATTTGAAGTAAGTTGAATGCGTCTGTGCCACTCATCTGCATTGGGTAATGTAACTGTTCTTCATGCACCGGGACAAATCCTGCAATCGATTCTGCTTGTGGGTCATGCAGGCGAACATCTTGATAAATCAGTGCTTTTAACTGATACAGATGACGTGCCGCTGGCGTGACGGTCACCACAATGCCGTCGGCTTTCAGGCAACGTTGTAGCTCTTCTGATTTGCATGGTGCGTAGATACGCAAGATGGCATCGATACTTTGTGCGGCAAAAGGTAGTCGATGACTTGATGCAATACAAAACTGACAATTGGGGTAGCGTTTGGCAGCATAGCGAATTGCGGGCTTGGATATATCCAGACCGTAGACCTTCAAATCGGGGCTGTCCGTGTGTAGGATTTGCGCAACATGCGTGGTGTAGTAGCCTTCACCGCAGCCAATATCCAACAGTAACGCGGCGGGCTGTGACATAAACTGTGCGCAGAGCTGAGCGGCTTTATCACGCATGGCAGTATAGTAACCCTGTTCCAGAAAATGACGTCTGGCTTGCATCATCGCTTTGTTGTCACCGGGATCTTTGGAGCGTTTATGCTGAACGGGCATGAGATTAACATACCCTTCTTTGGCAATATCAAACTGATGGCGGTTCATACAACGGAATGTACCGGATTCTTGCTGAAGCGGAGCGTCACACAATGGACATTGATAAGACATAATCAGCCTTGTATTTCGTATCGATTGGAGGCGGGCAGTGTATCGGGTTCCGCCACAAATAAAAAGCGCTTGTCAGGCTGATCGTCATGTAAAGAGACAAGCGCTCACGACAGACGGGTTAATCCGTAGCGGAGAGGTGCGTTGTCAATTGATGTTGTTCGCCCGGCTGCAAAGTAATCCCGGTAGAAATACAGGGGGCATGAACGGTGGATTCAATACACAGCATGGTTTGATAGCCTTCGTCGTTCATATCTGCCATTGACTGGGCGCCCTGTGACCAGGGATTCCATAGGACTGCACAATTGTGGCCTGTGTTTTCAACCTGAATTGTCCGTTTCAGCACCGGGTCGTGCAAGTGAATCTGTGGTGCCGGCTTGGTGTAAATACGGTCAATGGTGTCAGTCAGTTGTAATTCGTCATCGCCCTGACACACCTGATTATTTTGCAGGCTATCAATATATTCGTTGCCCATTCCCGTTGTGGTGGTCTGCCGGATATCTCCGACATTCAAATAGGTATGGAGTGCCCCGGAGAAGTGCCAGGCTCTGTCGTCTTCGTTGGTTATTTCCAGTGTGACTTCAAGTGTGTCGCTAATGGCAACGTGCAACTTGAGGCTGAATTGATATGGCCAGATTGACAGTGTTTCAGAATTGGCTGTCAGGCCGAGGGTCACGATGACACCCGCTTCACTTTCGCGGTGTTCAACCAGTGTCCACTCTTGGGTGCGGGCAAAACCGTGGGACGGTGAACCAATTCGGGCAAACCAAGGCCAGCAAACAGG
It includes:
- a CDS encoding ATP-binding protein, yielding MLKIRSFEHWSITTKITVSVILLVFLNIGVSAVHFYSLTQLKKSVEMISYASAVMASVNDAAERVEHFISSHDPARLDEVKTMIEENVKTLAHLDLSEVDSVHAEEVSALKRRMRYFSNTVDILGLATDMMNTETSNMTRQQTQLQNVATAIETDLTQRREQLERRMHLQDEGTDEMLRAHQIIQSLRGGLHKMSSVLLPDTVGNIEPPLKDIRQALQAMFPVVNMLKGNYAQEQWFSAIKQLEQALILTREDVKALKGTPSERRGVYTQMLVHLKTIEQLINQLESRVSAREGELDQMMDHLRTELGLQQNAVNVSRRFTERVAYLEAKTLAFLLRSTDDEAALVHEILDQLSHYSRILPSVNISESSQNTAVTVNALIDGYRDAFIRFRQASYALSRVHMKVRDEADRTSSLVSQFAKEQQVTADKHNAWGELSGTIVGGITALTALFIAWSTSRLIARPIISLSAVMRQLAAGELDVNITGVGRQDEVGTMSRAVKVFQENAVKVRAMEAEAESERQQIMAQLEQRVVERTEDLQHKTEQLEAQARELDRARIQAEAATHSKSVFLANMSHELRTPLNAILGYAQLIYRAPELNEQQKEGLNTILQSGHHLLTLINDLLDLSKIEAGRMEMTPEAIDLSRCFQSVLEIIRIKAAEKGLTLKLQVMPQTLPWVFLDEKRLRQVLLNLLGNAVKYTDTGHIDLNVRAESIDMGASVRVTFSVEDSGVGIDPEMQDVIFRPFERVGDKKRRIIGTGLGLAISQQLVKQMGGEIQVKSQAGMGSQFFFTLDLPVVTEKREQDVRSGQAQIIGYEGSRKQILIVDDVLENRMLLVDLLSDIGFETCEATEGQAGIEQASAKRPDLILMDIVMPVMDGLEATRHIRLMPALEATPILIVSASASQTEFTQGKEAGASGFVSKPIDRHQLLIQIGELLDLTWIVDEQTSELEASSKVSDTSEWVVPPRTQLEELHHLALIGNMRHLRDWAEDLQTEDPRYHAFATHLIDMTKSFQSRAILLLVNELLERKPAI
- a CDS encoding EAL domain-containing protein translates to MSIVENSALKQQAQAILIIDDTPANLGVLVDELDGRHFQVLIAEDGEEGLQRADYVVPDLILLDVMMPGMNGFEVCTLLKQNDKTRRIPVIFMTALSDVTDKVTGFEVGGVDYITKPFQIEEVVSRIKLHLSLCDMQQRLTEKNQQLVEESQIRQQAQEALNQTLQEQQRLLEHSGVGIAFLQQRRIVRCNQKFATLFDQELDALSDLPLESLYSAEYHDDCIHQAAHQSLVQQGEYVLDIRYQCRDGRCFWGETILTAIDRADLSKGEILVIHDIDQRKRTEALSIGQGQLFEMMVTGSALDDILNRLIQLIEAHQVATLGAIFLKNHDRLTLHTAPGLPEMFAAHYETLFPEGELMTESSSPNSESVMREQAVWCEAALAPPPGWEAYGSLLDQFGIQACYSIPMVTSQGVILGTLTLYFLEKYQMGQVDMTFVEMVTRIAGIAIERQYNEEQIQYLAHHDTLTALPNRTLLDDRLNQGLLWAQRYGRKVSVVLIDLDHFKMINDSLGHSCGDALLQMIAKRMAACIRKTDTLARLGGDEFALILYDANPIDLVFNRMKEAITQPINIADHEIRITGSIGFANYPDDGETAEALLRNADVAMYHVKEQGRNSFQHYSLDMGNELQERMVLQENLRHALDNQEFILHYQPQYCFRTQRIVGVEALLRWQHPEFGMVPPMRFIQLAETTGLIVPIGDWVLQTACKQNKAWQDAGIEGLCVAVNVSARQFHEQDLPERVAAALEMSGLEACYLELEITESVVMQNPQEAVEIMGKINRMGVQLSIDDFGTGYSSLSALKNFPVHRLKIDRAFVTDLPDDPEGCSIAQAVIALGHNLGLNVIAEGVEDERQLAFLHQHQCDEIQGHYFCRPEPVERCEAFLLSRPRPLNLLDE
- a CDS encoding D-hexose-6-phosphate mutarotase, which encodes MDLHALPTLTNLSNCVSIVEQENTKIVRVIHEKATAGIALYGGHVISFQPSGKADLIWMSDSAKFDGTTPLRGGIPVCWPWFARIGSPSHGFARTQEWTLVEHRESEAGVIVTLGLTANSETLSIWPYQFSLKLHVAISDTLEVTLEITNEDDRAWHFSGALHTYLNVGDIRQTTTTGMGNEYIDSLQNNQVCQGDDELQLTDTIDRIYTKPAPQIHLHDPVLKRTIQVENTGHNCAVLWNPWSQGAQSMADMNDEGYQTMLCIESTVHAPCISTGITLQPGEQHQLTTHLSATD
- a CDS encoding bacteriohemerythrin, whose product is MNDNNVKKLSQLSARQWNLILFILQLPFLAYFISQQLWWWSGGQILFSAVVFLTLQSFHRLLTITQSAAIELSEGDLRVRIKTEREGAHPLYRSFNRIGEDVSRTVGALGATSAALLNVAESVKKDSQVSKTGALQQRNDIEQAAEIVGHLVETTRQVAHFTEISSGYANEAKIQADEGCRGMAQLEHALQTASEQIETSHQHINTLESESVSIGQVIGTISEIAEQTNLLALNAAIEAARAGEQGRGFAVVADEVRTLATRTQTATHDIHVRIEALRTSINTVVEAMARNSECMHESMGVVEQTSQSFSQLLEKIADIKGQSRQITTSLDEQVNATVDLEHCLSEISVVAKENVRATQETLMASVTVQNISGEINSLLHRFATDSRQLETEDKQRNKLIEWGPSLDLNIKEINRQHQTLVHLINELNHLLNNGYGLPSIKRVVQSLIDYTANHFQYEETLFEQFGYVNEHEHVGAHHRLVDQVLDFQKRVENGENIGMELMSFLEDWLTLHIQKEDKQYVECFREHGVN
- the rlmA gene encoding 23S rRNA (guanine(745)-N(1))-methyltransferase yields the protein MSYQCPLCDAPLQQESGTFRCMNRHQFDIAKEGYVNLMPVQHKRSKDPGDNKAMMQARRHFLEQGYYTAMRDKAAQLCAQFMSQPAALLLDIGCGEGYYTTHVAQILHTDSPDLKVYGLDISKPAIRYAAKRYPNCQFCIASSHRLPFAAQSIDAILRIYAPCKSEELQRCLKADGIVVTVTPAARHLYQLKALIYQDVRLHDPQAESIAGFVPVHEEQLHYPMQMSGTDAFNLLQMTPFAWRASDAVKTALPQQDTFHCEADFTLRVYRKVSTPH